A genomic region of Gemmata massiliana contains the following coding sequences:
- a CDS encoding zinc ribbon domain-containing protein — MTPSHSTKVNTRYRYYVCTHAQKRGYSTCPSKSIPAEPIESFVIERVRAVGRNPELLRQVLEQAREKGAARFAELEAESRDLEKDLRAWHREVAQLAGQLNPGDVNGPLVTRLADLHARIEAAEHRAAKVREHLTAVSDPLITEEDAARALTAFDPVWAILTPLERARVIALLVARVEYDGGAGAVTVSFHPTGLTALADELSRHHDHRSIA; from the coding sequence ATGACCCCGAGCCACTCCACCAAGGTGAACACCCGGTACCGGTACTACGTGTGCACACACGCCCAGAAGCGCGGGTACAGTACCTGCCCATCCAAGAGCATCCCGGCCGAGCCCATCGAATCCTTCGTGATCGAGCGCGTTCGGGCCGTCGGTCGCAACCCCGAGCTGCTCCGTCAGGTGCTCGAACAGGCCCGGGAGAAGGGCGCGGCCCGGTTCGCCGAACTCGAGGCCGAGAGCCGGGATCTCGAGAAGGACCTGCGCGCGTGGCACCGGGAGGTGGCTCAGCTCGCGGGGCAACTGAACCCGGGTGACGTCAACGGCCCGCTCGTGACGCGACTCGCGGACCTGCACGCACGGATCGAGGCCGCCGAGCACCGTGCCGCCAAGGTGCGCGAGCACCTCACCGCCGTGAGCGATCCGTTGATCACTGAAGAGGATGCGGCGCGGGCGCTGACCGCGTTCGACCCGGTGTGGGCCATCCTCACCCCGCTCGAGCGCGCCCGGGTCATCGCGCTGTTGGTGGCTCGGGTCGAGTACGACGGGGGCGCCGGGGCCGTCACCGTGTCGTTCCACCCGACCGGGCTCACGGCCCTCGCCGACGAACTTTCCCGGCACCACGACCACCGGAGCATCGCGTGA
- a CDS encoding recombinase family protein has product MTSHTNRLNRHQPKPKPADREPTPVVRCAIYTRKSTEEGLEQEFNSLDAQREAGEAFIRSQAGEGWVVLGERYDDGGFAGANTDRPGLHTLLADIADGKVDCVVVYKVDRLSRSLLDFAQMMNTFEHHHVAFVSVTQQFNTASSMGRLVLNVLLSFAQFEREIISERTGDKTAATRRKGTWAGAPGPRVRHRPGRVQTCSQPRRGRARAPDLRPVPRARGSAPGGRGTRAAPVDHQALGHAQGDGTRGKPFDRTSVCNLLTNPLYIGHVRYKDEVHQGEHPAIVEAGVFTAVQHALARNGAPAGRWCGTDSGRCSKGYCGAGRAGPP; this is encoded by the coding sequence AACCGACCCCGGTGGTGCGGTGCGCGATCTACACGCGCAAGTCGACCGAGGAGGGGCTCGAGCAGGAGTTCAACTCGCTCGACGCCCAGCGCGAGGCCGGGGAAGCGTTCATCCGGTCCCAGGCCGGCGAGGGCTGGGTCGTGCTCGGTGAGCGGTACGACGACGGCGGGTTCGCGGGCGCGAACACGGACCGACCCGGGCTCCACACGCTCCTCGCCGACATCGCGGACGGGAAGGTGGACTGTGTCGTCGTGTACAAGGTGGACCGGCTCAGCCGGAGCCTCCTCGACTTCGCCCAGATGATGAACACGTTCGAGCACCACCACGTCGCGTTCGTTTCGGTCACCCAGCAGTTCAACACCGCATCCAGCATGGGCCGGCTCGTGCTCAACGTGCTCTTGAGTTTCGCCCAGTTCGAGCGCGAGATCATCTCCGAGCGCACGGGCGACAAGACCGCGGCGACGCGGCGCAAGGGCACGTGGGCCGGGGCACCCGGTCCTCGGGTACGACATCGACCCGGCCGGGTACAAACTTGCAGTCAACCCCGACGAGGCCGAGCGCGTGCGCCAGATCTTCGCCCTGTACCTCGAGCACGGGGCTCTGCTCCCGGTGGTCGAGGTACTCGAGCGGCGCCGGTGGACCACCAAGCGCTGGGCCACGCGCAAGGGGACGGAACGCGGGGCAAACCGTTCGATCGCACGAGCGTGTGCAACCTGCTCACGAACCCGCTCTACATCGGGCACGTGCGGTACAAGGACGAGGTCCACCAGGGCGAGCACCCGGCCATCGTCGAGGCGGGCGTGTTCACCGCGGTCCAGCACGCCCTCGCGCGAAACGGCGCACCGGCGGGGCGATGGTGCGGAACCGATTCGGGGCGCTGCTCAAAGGGCTATTGCGGTGCGGGCCGTGCGGGGCCGCCATGA
- a CDS encoding IS256 family transposase — protein MDAILKSQAEHLAREMGTRVTTLDDLNGLMRAMMTTARERMLNTEMDVHLGRRTETTVTDNPTPDAPTTNATERVSAAPKSRRNGHSQKTVSGDLGDLQLRTPRDRNGTFEPQLVATGPRRLDGFDEKILALYAKGLTTRDIQDIVKDLYGVEVSPARVSEITTDLDAEVTAWRTRRLEGVWPIVYLDGIVVHVRGENGRVSPHTMYVAIGVNLQGRKELLGLWLSEAEGPKFWLSCLTDLKSRGVSDMFVVCVDGLSGLPEAIRAAFPRTKVQLCIVHRVRAARKYVTDSDSREVAADLKTIYPSATVLEAEEARETFATKWDAKYPTIVRPWRATWADIVTRFEFPGAIRKAIYTTNALESVNRVIRTFTRNRKPYPNAGRARKLVYLAIHEASKTWTMPIVGWKAARNHFAIVFEGRMPTRPPN, from the coding sequence ATGGATGCGATCCTCAAGAGCCAAGCCGAGCACCTGGCCCGCGAGATGGGGACCCGGGTCACCACTCTGGACGACCTCAACGGTCTGATGCGGGCCATGATGACGACCGCGCGGGAGCGCATGCTCAACACCGAGATGGACGTCCACCTCGGACGACGGACCGAGACGACGGTCACCGACAACCCAACGCCCGACGCACCGACAACCAACGCGACCGAACGTGTCTCCGCGGCTCCCAAGAGCCGTCGCAACGGGCATTCGCAGAAGACCGTCAGCGGCGATCTGGGCGACCTCCAACTGCGCACCCCGCGGGACCGCAACGGCACCTTCGAGCCGCAACTGGTCGCCACGGGGCCGCGCCGGCTCGACGGGTTCGATGAGAAGATCCTGGCCCTCTACGCCAAGGGCCTGACGACCCGCGACATCCAGGACATCGTGAAGGATCTGTACGGCGTGGAGGTGTCACCGGCGCGGGTCTCGGAGATCACCACCGACCTCGATGCCGAGGTCACCGCGTGGCGCACCCGGCGGCTCGAAGGGGTGTGGCCGATCGTGTACCTGGACGGCATCGTGGTCCACGTGCGGGGCGAGAACGGGCGCGTTTCGCCGCACACGATGTACGTCGCGATCGGCGTGAACCTCCAGGGCCGCAAGGAGCTCTTGGGCCTGTGGCTGAGCGAGGCCGAGGGCCCCAAGTTCTGGCTGTCGTGCCTGACGGACCTGAAGAGCCGCGGGGTGAGCGACATGTTCGTGGTGTGCGTCGACGGGCTCTCGGGGCTCCCCGAAGCGATCCGCGCGGCGTTCCCGCGGACGAAGGTGCAGCTGTGCATCGTGCACCGGGTGCGGGCGGCGCGGAAGTACGTGACCGATTCGGACAGCCGTGAAGTCGCGGCCGACCTGAAGACGATCTACCCGTCGGCGACGGTCCTCGAAGCGGAAGAGGCGCGGGAGACGTTCGCGACGAAGTGGGACGCGAAGTACCCGACGATCGTCAGGCCGTGGCGCGCGACGTGGGCGGACATCGTCACGCGGTTCGAGTTCCCGGGGGCGATCCGCAAGGCGATCTACACGACCAACGCGCTCGAGTCGGTGAACCGCGTGATCCGGACGTTCACGCGGAACCGGAAGCCGTACCCGAACGCGGGGCGCGCGCGGAAGTTGGTGTACCTGGCGATCCACGAGGCGTCAAAGACGTGGACCATGCCGATCGTGGGGTGGAAGGCGGCGCGGAACCACTTCGCCATCGTGTTCGAGGGCCGCATGCCTACGCGGCCCCCGAACTGA